The following proteins come from a genomic window of Edaphobacter sp. 4G125:
- a CDS encoding PspC domain-containing protein codes for MFCTRCGSKLDPSSRFCSSCGAPINGGATSSVPPPFAVDRLVRPRNNRMIAGVCAAFALRYGWDVTVVRIIAALICLSGAGALAYLVAWIIIPEEPYAIPSNPV; via the coding sequence ATGTTCTGTACCCGTTGCGGATCAAAGTTGGACCCCTCCTCCCGCTTCTGCTCCTCCTGCGGAGCCCCCATCAATGGAGGCGCCACCTCTTCAGTTCCTCCACCCTTTGCCGTTGATCGTCTCGTTCGCCCACGAAATAACCGAATGATCGCCGGGGTGTGTGCCGCCTTCGCTCTTCGCTATGGATGGGACGTAACCGTCGTTCGCATCATTGCGGCCCTCATCTGTCTTAGCGGCGCCGGCGCCCTGGCCTATCTCGTCGCCTGGATCATCATTCCCGAAGAGCCCTATGCGATCCCTTCGAATCCCGTCTAG
- the lysA gene encoding diaminopimelate decarboxylase translates to MKKKATSKSIPPARPFIYKNRTLLCDSVPLSSLAEQYGTPLYVYSATQISERFQLFQQAFQDRPHTVCYAVKANPSLAILRLLGRQGAGFDIVSGGELERVRRAHKPALKKVVFSGVGKQAWEIDAALKAGILQFNIESEQELGLVAARAQALKVRARFALRVNPDVFAETHPYISTGLSEHKFGIDIKIARAIYRRAAKSKWLEPYGVSVHIGSQIRKVDPFASALERVTSLVAELRRDGHNIRTIDAGGGLGIDYSDAPFDPAHQVERYTAALAKGLANETAHLLLEPGRFLVAQAGALLTRVVVIKKNGSKTFVITDAAMNDLIRPALYHAHHEIIPVRQSSSKGTITADVVGPVCESGDFFARDRAIAQVRPGDLVAILDAGAYGMSLSSNYNSRPRPAEVLVEGKKVSLARRRETMRDQLAPEVL, encoded by the coding sequence TTGAAGAAGAAAGCAACATCAAAGAGCATTCCGCCCGCCCGCCCTTTTATCTATAAGAACCGCACCCTTCTCTGTGATTCCGTCCCTCTTTCTTCTCTGGCAGAGCAGTATGGAACTCCTCTGTACGTCTACTCTGCCACCCAGATCTCTGAGCGCTTCCAGCTCTTCCAGCAGGCATTTCAAGACCGCCCACACACGGTCTGCTACGCAGTCAAAGCCAATCCCTCCCTTGCGATCCTTCGGCTCCTCGGACGCCAAGGTGCTGGCTTCGATATCGTCTCCGGCGGCGAGTTGGAACGCGTCCGTCGCGCTCACAAACCTGCACTCAAGAAAGTCGTCTTCTCCGGAGTCGGCAAGCAAGCATGGGAGATCGACGCCGCTCTCAAAGCCGGCATCCTCCAGTTCAACATCGAATCCGAACAGGAACTCGGCCTCGTCGCGGCCCGTGCCCAGGCACTCAAGGTCCGTGCCCGCTTCGCTCTGCGCGTCAATCCCGACGTCTTCGCCGAAACCCACCCTTATATCTCGACGGGACTGTCTGAACATAAGTTCGGCATCGACATTAAGATAGCCCGCGCCATTTATCGCCGCGCAGCGAAGTCAAAGTGGCTCGAGCCCTACGGCGTCTCCGTTCACATCGGTTCTCAGATTCGCAAGGTCGATCCCTTTGCCTCCGCCCTTGAGCGCGTCACCTCACTTGTTGCTGAGCTTCGCCGCGATGGCCACAATATCCGCACCATCGATGCGGGCGGCGGTCTCGGCATCGACTATTCCGACGCTCCCTTCGATCCAGCGCATCAGGTGGAGCGCTACACCGCCGCGCTCGCTAAAGGTCTTGCAAACGAGACGGCGCATCTTCTTCTTGAACCCGGTCGTTTCCTCGTCGCTCAGGCAGGTGCGCTTCTAACTCGCGTCGTCGTCATCAAAAAGAACGGTTCGAAGACCTTTGTTATCACCGACGCCGCGATGAACGATCTCATCCGCCCTGCTCTCTACCATGCTCACCACGAGATCATTCCCGTCCGTCAGTCGTCGAGCAAAGGGACCATCACTGCCGATGTTGTCGGTCCCGTTTGCGAGTCCGGAGATTTCTTCGCTCGTGATCGCGCTATTGCGCAGGTTAGACCCGGTGACCTCGTCGCTATCCTCGACGCCGGAGCCTACGGCATGAGCCTCTCCTCAAACTACAACTCCCGCCCACGTCCCGCTGAAGTTTTGGTCGAAGGCAAGAAAGTATCTCTCGCCCGCCGCCGCGAAACGATGCGTGACCAACTCGCACCCGAAGTCCTCTGA
- the ftcD gene encoding glutamate formimidoyltransferase gives MNSESIIECVPNFSEGTDPGKVSRIVQAMQVPGVSLLDWSLDTAHNRSVVTIAGQPEAVMESAVRGAGKAAELIDLTRQKGVHPRIGAADVVPFIPVRGATLAECALLARQAGLHIWRRYGVPIYFYGASAARPDRVHLEDVRRGQFEGLRDAVHRDASRRPDIGGPELHETAGASVVGSRSFLIAYNVHLRHPDITAARAIARDIRASNGGLHGVKALGVLANGRAQVSMNITDHLTTPMTKVYVRLKELAARHSAELDDSELIGLIPENSYEEGAEWITRIPNFTPELKVVERRLENPLDWPVAGV, from the coding sequence ATGAACTCCGAATCCATCATCGAGTGCGTTCCCAATTTTTCTGAGGGAACGGACCCCGGGAAGGTCAGCCGCATCGTGCAGGCAATGCAGGTCCCTGGCGTCAGCCTTCTGGACTGGTCGCTCGATACCGCACACAATCGTTCCGTCGTTACCATCGCCGGGCAGCCGGAAGCTGTAATGGAGTCTGCAGTACGCGGCGCGGGTAAAGCCGCCGAGCTTATTGACCTGACGCGTCAGAAAGGGGTACATCCCCGCATCGGTGCTGCCGACGTTGTCCCCTTCATTCCGGTCAGGGGTGCAACCCTGGCGGAGTGCGCCCTGCTGGCCCGCCAGGCTGGACTGCACATCTGGCGTCGGTATGGTGTGCCGATCTACTTCTACGGTGCCTCCGCTGCGCGTCCGGATCGAGTTCACCTTGAGGACGTTCGACGAGGACAGTTCGAAGGCCTTCGCGATGCAGTTCATCGAGACGCCTCCCGAAGGCCAGACATAGGCGGACCGGAGTTGCACGAAACTGCCGGCGCATCTGTTGTTGGATCACGTAGCTTTCTGATTGCATATAACGTTCATCTGCGTCATCCGGACATTACTGCGGCGCGTGCAATCGCCCGCGACATCCGCGCCTCCAACGGCGGTCTGCATGGCGTGAAGGCCCTGGGCGTGCTCGCCAATGGCCGCGCACAGGTCAGCATGAACATTACGGATCACCTGACGACTCCGATGACGAAGGTCTATGTACGTTTGAAAGAACTGGCTGCCCGTCACAGCGCAGAGCTCGACGACAGCGAACTGATCGGTCTGATTCCGGAGAATTCCTACGAGGAGGGCGCGGAATGGATCACACGGATTCCAAACTTCACCCCCGAACTCAAGGTGGTCGAACGCCGTCTTGAAAATCCTCTCGATTGGCCTGTTGCCGGGGTGTAA
- the pnp gene encoding polyribonucleotide nucleotidyltransferase: MKQDVTVELAGGKQIKFETGRMAKQASGAALTSSGDNVILATAVAAPDPKEGIDFFPLTVEYREFTYAGGRIPGGFIKREGRPSEKEILTSRQIDRPIRPLFPEAFRNETQVVAFVYSADKENDPDVLGINGASCALALSDIPFHGPVGAVRIGIVDDQFIVNPTYAEREKSKLNIMVVGTKDGIVMIESGAREITEERVVDAIEFAHGEIKKICTAIEDLVARAGKTKRLVTAVETDNEYMSALKSKIGAKLADALDTKKHPKFESYAKVKEIKDELKRELPEGDAEAAKKLSKYYELLRENIFREQVLNDRIRPDHRAFDEIRAIAIEVGVLPRVHGSALFTRGETQALVSATLGVADDAQRIETYEGEQKRRFMLHYNFPPFSVGEVGRMSGVGRREIGHGALASRAIEAVLPPEDESPYTLRVVSDILESNGSSSMATVCGASLSLMQAGIALKGAVAGVAMGLVKEGDKYAILTDIAGAEDHYGDMDFKVAGTRNGITALQMDIKIMGITPQIMREALEQARRGRLFLLDEMDAVIASAKEEKSKFAPRIHTMQIPTDKIRDLIGPGGKVIRGIVDATGVKIDVDDSGRVNVASSDADGLERAIQMITDLTAVPEVGKTYLGKVVRLAEFGAFVEIFPGTDGLLHVSEIAEHRVKEVKDELREGDQILVKVLAIEGNRIKLSRKAVLREQRAKLGLPDPAPQGGGDHEGRGRSQQPATTEPEGLDDEDDDFDGAEEEGEGEGEPNFNRAEGSPQGAPRQGGGQGPSGQRRGGNRRRRGRRGGSGGGSSNQGGNH; encoded by the coding sequence ATGAAGCAAGATGTGACTGTAGAGCTTGCCGGTGGCAAGCAGATTAAATTTGAGACGGGGCGTATGGCCAAGCAGGCTTCCGGCGCCGCGCTGACATCGAGCGGCGATAACGTTATTCTGGCGACGGCAGTTGCTGCACCGGATCCAAAAGAAGGGATCGACTTCTTCCCGTTGACCGTTGAGTATCGCGAGTTCACCTACGCTGGCGGACGCATCCCCGGCGGCTTTATCAAGCGTGAGGGCCGACCGAGCGAGAAGGAGATCCTAACCAGCCGTCAGATCGATCGTCCGATCCGCCCTCTGTTCCCGGAAGCCTTCCGTAACGAGACGCAGGTGGTTGCGTTTGTTTACTCCGCGGACAAGGAGAATGATCCAGATGTTCTCGGTATCAATGGTGCAAGCTGCGCGCTGGCATTGAGTGATATTCCATTCCACGGCCCGGTTGGCGCGGTACGCATCGGTATTGTCGATGACCAGTTCATTGTGAATCCAACTTATGCGGAGCGCGAGAAGAGCAAGCTGAACATTATGGTTGTCGGCACAAAAGACGGCATTGTGATGATCGAGTCCGGCGCACGCGAGATTACGGAAGAGCGCGTGGTCGATGCGATTGAGTTTGCCCATGGTGAGATCAAGAAGATCTGCACCGCAATTGAGGACCTGGTTGCACGTGCAGGCAAGACGAAGCGCCTAGTAACGGCCGTTGAGACGGACAACGAATACATGAGTGCTCTGAAGTCGAAGATCGGCGCGAAGCTAGCTGACGCACTCGACACAAAGAAGCACCCGAAGTTCGAGAGTTATGCGAAGGTCAAAGAGATTAAAGACGAGCTGAAGAGGGAGCTCCCGGAGGGCGATGCCGAAGCGGCCAAGAAGCTGAGCAAGTATTACGAGCTGCTGCGCGAGAACATATTCCGCGAGCAGGTGCTGAACGACCGCATCCGTCCCGACCACCGCGCGTTCGATGAGATTCGTGCGATCGCTATCGAAGTCGGCGTACTTCCACGTGTCCATGGTTCGGCGCTGTTTACCCGCGGCGAGACGCAAGCGCTGGTTTCAGCCACGCTCGGCGTGGCCGATGACGCACAACGTATTGAGACATACGAGGGTGAGCAGAAGCGTCGGTTCATGCTGCACTACAATTTCCCGCCGTTTTCGGTGGGTGAGGTTGGCAGGATGAGCGGCGTAGGACGCCGCGAAATCGGTCACGGCGCGCTGGCATCAAGGGCGATTGAAGCTGTGCTTCCGCCCGAGGACGAGTCGCCATACACGTTACGCGTTGTCTCGGACATTCTGGAGTCGAACGGCTCATCGTCGATGGCGACGGTGTGCGGCGCTTCACTGTCGCTAATGCAAGCAGGAATTGCTCTGAAGGGCGCAGTTGCCGGAGTGGCGATGGGGCTGGTGAAGGAGGGCGACAAGTACGCCATCCTGACCGACATCGCGGGCGCTGAGGACCACTACGGCGATATGGACTTCAAGGTGGCTGGTACGCGCAATGGCATTACCGCGCTACAGATGGACATCAAGATCATGGGGATTACGCCACAGATCATGCGCGAGGCGCTGGAGCAGGCTCGTCGTGGTCGCTTGTTCCTGTTGGACGAAATGGATGCTGTGATCGCAAGTGCGAAAGAGGAGAAGTCCAAGTTCGCTCCGCGTATCCACACAATGCAGATTCCCACGGATAAGATCCGCGATCTAATTGGGCCTGGTGGGAAGGTCATCCGTGGAATTGTCGATGCCACGGGAGTGAAGATCGATGTGGACGACTCCGGCAGAGTCAATGTTGCCTCCAGTGATGCTGATGGTTTGGAGCGCGCAATTCAGATGATTACCGATCTGACAGCAGTTCCAGAGGTCGGCAAGACCTATCTCGGCAAGGTCGTCCGGCTGGCAGAGTTCGGCGCCTTCGTCGAGATTTTCCCCGGAACCGACGGACTGCTTCATGTCTCGGAGATTGCAGAGCATCGCGTCAAGGAAGTGAAGGACGAGTTGCGCGAAGGCGATCAGATTCTGGTGAAGGTCCTGGCCATCGAAGGCAACCGCATCAAACTCTCTCGCAAGGCCGTGCTCCGGGAGCAACGCGCTAAGCTGGGCCTGCCTGATCCTGCTCCGCAGGGTGGTGGCGACCACGAGGGACGTGGCCGCAGCCAGCAGCCAGCAACCACGGAGCCCGAAGGCCTCGATGATGAGGACGATGATTTCGACGGCGCCGAGGAGGAGGGGGAAGGCGAAGGAGAGCCCAACTTCAATCGCGCTGAGGGATCTCCTCAGGGAGCACCTCGTCAGGGAGGTGGACAAGGTCCATCAGGCCAGCGTCGTGGCGGTAACCGCAGGCGTCGTGGACGTCGTGGTGGTTCGGGTGGTGGCAGCTCCAATCAGGGCGGAAACCACTAA
- a CDS encoding flagellar hook-basal body protein, whose amino-acid sequence MLALPLHISVALEPLSAESQQGLSGGCLTLSNLGYPRFGKPAASLAGMDSGLYAAYTGLMARTQALDTAANNLSNAGTNGFRAQRDFFRGVLVDSLWPNSSADSQVGRTVNDFGILGGNAIDLGQGEIVATGNPLDLAIQGDGFFAIKTANGIRYTRDGNFRRSSTGVLETSLGEPVLDARSQPITIPSGDVHISPDGNVSVSTPQGSVLVDRIAIFDFKNRYALTAEGANRFVANDETPLAAKGTIEQGAIEGANQDAIHGSMQLVLVQRQAEMMQKALSVFNNEFDKTATELSRV is encoded by the coding sequence GTGCTCGCACTTCCCCTCCACATCTCTGTTGCTCTGGAACCTCTATCGGCCGAATCGCAGCAAGGCTTGAGCGGAGGATGCTTAACTCTCTCTAACCTTGGATATCCTCGTTTTGGCAAACCAGCTGCTTCACTCGCTGGTATGGATAGCGGACTCTATGCGGCATATACCGGGCTGATGGCCCGCACCCAAGCACTCGATACTGCAGCCAATAATCTCTCCAATGCAGGGACGAATGGATTTCGCGCTCAACGCGATTTTTTTCGCGGCGTTTTGGTCGATAGCCTCTGGCCAAACTCCTCTGCGGATTCCCAGGTCGGCCGCACGGTAAACGACTTCGGCATTCTGGGTGGAAACGCAATCGATCTGGGGCAGGGAGAGATCGTCGCAACGGGAAACCCGCTCGATCTGGCGATCCAAGGCGACGGATTCTTCGCTATTAAAACGGCCAATGGCATTCGTTATACACGCGATGGAAATTTTCGACGCTCTTCTACGGGCGTTCTCGAAACCAGCCTCGGCGAGCCGGTGCTCGATGCCAGAAGCCAACCCATCACCATTCCATCAGGAGATGTCCATATCTCTCCGGATGGAAACGTCTCGGTATCGACTCCGCAAGGAAGCGTTCTTGTTGACCGAATCGCGATCTTCGATTTCAAAAACCGATATGCGTTGACGGCAGAAGGAGCAAACCGCTTCGTCGCGAACGATGAAACTCCCCTGGCAGCAAAAGGAACGATCGAGCAAGGTGCCATTGAAGGAGCCAACCAGGATGCGATTCATGGCTCGATGCAGCTTGTGCTTGTGCAACGACAAGCCGAGATGATGCAGAAAGCGCTCAGCGTTTTCAATAACGAGTTCGACAAAACCGCGACAGAGCTGTCACGCGTATGA
- a CDS encoding tetratricopeptide repeat protein — MMHTHPATPSILRRMAALPLLLVFLLPSLFAQPATAHTNPLNLTPEVREAHVLFYNLDYDGALSRFEAIQRANPQNPMASNYILFTLVFRELYHQDLLDTTYYAHNSFLSSKRDVPVPQATRDRIEQLTNSVIDMCDQQIKANPNNADAYFARGYARGMHSAFITLVDHSYVAAARQGFASRSDSEEALRIDPNYADAKMAVGIQQFAVASLPRFLRIMIGITGVTGNKEKGLDLLRQCAAQGVVNRVECRTALSLFLRHDARYAEALTVQRGLAQEFPHDYLFQLEEANLTKDKGEGLAAIAVYKRVLDDARKPGYFIDARLQMTYFGLADTQRGQNMIADAAQNYLNAASQPKCSDWLKRRAQLNAGQMFDLLRQRDKAVEQYKLASAGGGDQSQADAARKYLRTPYVGK, encoded by the coding sequence ATGATGCATACTCACCCCGCCACTCCCTCCATACTGCGACGCATGGCTGCCCTTCCTCTGTTGCTTGTCTTTCTTCTTCCATCCCTCTTTGCCCAGCCCGCCACAGCCCATACAAATCCCCTGAACCTCACCCCCGAGGTCCGCGAAGCTCATGTGCTGTTCTATAACCTCGACTACGATGGAGCACTCTCTCGCTTCGAAGCCATCCAGCGGGCAAACCCTCAGAACCCCATGGCGTCGAACTACATTCTCTTTACACTCGTCTTTCGCGAGCTCTACCATCAGGATCTCCTCGACACCACCTACTACGCGCATAATTCCTTTCTGAGCTCAAAACGTGACGTTCCCGTTCCCCAAGCAACGCGTGATCGCATCGAGCAACTGACCAATTCAGTCATCGATATGTGCGATCAGCAGATTAAGGCCAATCCTAATAACGCGGACGCCTATTTTGCTCGCGGCTATGCACGCGGCATGCACTCCGCATTCATCACTCTCGTCGACCACAGCTATGTTGCGGCTGCTCGTCAGGGATTTGCCTCCCGATCCGACAGCGAGGAAGCTCTTCGCATCGACCCAAACTACGCGGACGCTAAGATGGCCGTCGGCATCCAGCAGTTTGCTGTCGCTTCCCTGCCTCGTTTTCTTCGCATCATGATTGGCATCACGGGAGTCACCGGCAATAAGGAAAAAGGTCTCGACCTGTTGCGCCAATGCGCCGCGCAGGGGGTCGTTAACCGTGTTGAGTGCCGTACAGCTCTCTCCCTGTTCCTCCGCCATGATGCTCGCTACGCCGAAGCTCTCACCGTCCAGCGTGGACTTGCCCAGGAATTCCCTCACGACTATCTCTTTCAGCTGGAAGAAGCCAACCTCACCAAGGACAAGGGCGAGGGCCTGGCCGCCATCGCAGTCTACAAACGGGTCCTTGACGATGCCCGCAAGCCTGGCTATTTCATCGACGCTCGCCTTCAGATGACGTATTTCGGCCTGGCCGATACTCAGCGCGGACAAAATATGATTGCCGACGCGGCGCAGAACTACCTTAACGCCGCCTCCCAGCCGAAATGCAGCGACTGGCTCAAGCGACGTGCGCAGCTCAACGCCGGACAGATGTTTGACCTGCTTCGCCAGCGTGACAAGGCCGTTGAGCAATACAAACTGGCTTCAGCCGGTGGAGGCGATCAGTCCCAGGCCGATGCTGCCCGCAAATACCTCAGAACGCCATATGTAGGAAAGTAG
- a CDS encoding response regulator — MRALIIDDSAVMRKVIERALRQSGIEIHEVLEASNGEEALEVLRKESGNPAKIGLIISDINMPIMDGLQFLEARRDQQLAVGVPVVMITTEGSEPFVLRAIAAGAQGYICKPFTAEQVKARVLPLIEAA; from the coding sequence GTGCGAGCACTCATTATTGACGATTCAGCAGTGATGCGAAAAGTGATTGAACGGGCTTTGCGTCAGTCCGGTATAGAGATTCATGAAGTCTTGGAGGCTTCTAATGGGGAAGAAGCCCTGGAGGTTTTGCGCAAGGAATCTGGAAACCCGGCAAAGATTGGGCTGATTATCAGTGATATCAATATGCCCATAATGGATGGGCTCCAATTTCTGGAGGCCCGGCGGGACCAGCAACTGGCCGTTGGAGTCCCGGTTGTGATGATCACGACGGAGGGGAGCGAGCCCTTTGTGCTCCGAGCCATCGCAGCAGGAGCGCAAGGATACATCTGCAAACCTTTTACCGCAGAACAGGTCAAAGCGCGAGTGCTGCCTCTGATCGAAGCAGCTTGA
- the flgG gene encoding flagellar basal-body rod protein FlgG, which yields MIRALYTAASGMSAQQANLDTVANNLANSATAGFRRRRLQFEDMIYQNMITPGSPQTQQTTSAGLQVGLGTRSAATEVIMTQGDYNQTSNTYDIAIQGSGFFQVSRPDGSIAYTRAGNFHPTNQGQLVTADGDPVIPSITIPSNAKDVMISQYGIVSATIPGQATPTQLGTIQLATFANPGGLQSIGGNLFLQTDASGVPIADTPGGNTGMGTLQQGYLEGSNVDVVAEFVQMILAQRAYESNSKVVHVADDMYSQINGLVR from the coding sequence ATGATTCGAGCACTTTATACAGCAGCGAGCGGCATGAGTGCCCAGCAGGCCAATCTGGATACCGTAGCGAATAACCTCGCAAACTCAGCAACCGCAGGCTTTCGTCGCAGGCGACTCCAGTTCGAGGACATGATCTATCAGAACATGATCACTCCTGGATCTCCGCAGACTCAGCAGACAACCTCCGCTGGCCTGCAGGTCGGCCTGGGAACGCGTTCGGCTGCAACTGAGGTCATCATGACGCAGGGAGATTACAATCAAACGTCAAATACTTATGACATTGCGATTCAGGGGAGTGGATTCTTCCAGGTATCACGCCCCGATGGGAGCATCGCGTATACGCGTGCAGGAAACTTCCATCCCACGAATCAGGGTCAGCTTGTCACCGCAGACGGCGATCCGGTAATCCCTTCCATCACGATTCCTTCAAATGCCAAAGACGTCATGATCTCGCAGTACGGCATTGTCTCTGCGACCATTCCTGGACAGGCGACTCCGACGCAACTAGGGACCATTCAGTTGGCCACCTTTGCCAACCCAGGCGGACTGCAATCAATCGGCGGAAACCTCTTCCTTCAGACGGATGCTTCGGGCGTTCCCATTGCAGATACCCCAGGCGGCAACACCGGTATGGGGACTTTGCAGCAGGGATACCTTGAGGGCTCGAACGTCGATGTCGTTGCCGAGTTCGTGCAGATGATTCTTGCTCAGCGCGCCTACGAGAGTAATTCAAAGGTTGTGCACGTCGCCGACGATATGTACTCGCAGATCAATGGACTGGTTCGGTAG
- a CDS encoding DUF1569 domain-containing protein → MNPLLHTLRDECSQALHGLHAPQTLLHPCENPSRWNIHQIVEHLLLSYSSTVSSLEDRLAKGYPTRVSATPSQRLARFVVITLGYLPSGREAPSITLPQTESPTALFDGATLSSAISADLSSLDLLLDRAEQQFHSTPCFSHFAFGPLTIQQWRRFHLIHGRHHLRQVLSIRREYHI, encoded by the coding sequence GTGAATCCCCTTCTCCATACCCTGCGAGACGAATGCTCCCAGGCGCTTCACGGACTCCACGCGCCCCAGACCTTGTTGCATCCGTGCGAGAATCCCTCCCGCTGGAATATCCATCAGATCGTCGAGCATCTTCTGCTTAGCTACTCCTCTACCGTTTCTTCTCTTGAAGACCGCTTGGCCAAGGGGTATCCCACACGCGTCTCTGCAACCCCATCCCAGCGATTGGCACGCTTCGTCGTCATTACCTTGGGCTATCTCCCTAGTGGACGCGAAGCACCCTCCATCACTCTCCCGCAGACCGAATCCCCAACCGCGCTATTCGATGGGGCCACCCTCAGTTCAGCAATCTCTGCGGATCTCAGCTCGTTGGACCTGCTTCTGGACAGAGCCGAGCAACAGTTCCACTCCACCCCATGCTTTTCTCACTTTGCCTTTGGGCCGCTGACCATTCAGCAATGGCGACGCTTCCACCTGATTCACGGGCGCCACCACCTCCGCCAGGTCCTCTCCATCCGGCGTGAATATCACATCTAG
- a CDS encoding YebC/PmpR family DNA-binding transcriptional regulator codes for MSGHSKWATIKHKKGALDAKRGKIFTRLIKEITIAAKLGGGDPDGNPRLRSAIAAAKAENMPNDNIKRAIQRGTGELEGASYEEITYEGYGPGGVAIIVDVLTDNKNRAVSEIRHAFSKNGGNLGAEGAVSWMFTTKGVITVPKSASDEEKLTEIVLDAGAEDLSDQGENWEILTDPKDFEAVSNAIKASGITPETAEVTKIASTYTKLEGSQANAMIRLLETLEDLDDTQNVYSNFDMDEAAVAS; via the coding sequence ATGTCCGGCCACTCAAAATGGGCGACAATTAAGCACAAGAAGGGCGCCCTCGACGCCAAGCGCGGCAAGATCTTTACCCGCCTGATCAAGGAAATCACCATCGCAGCCAAGCTCGGTGGAGGCGACCCCGACGGCAACCCGCGTTTGCGTAGCGCTATCGCCGCCGCCAAAGCTGAGAACATGCCGAATGACAACATCAAGCGTGCCATCCAGCGCGGTACCGGCGAGCTCGAAGGCGCCAGCTACGAAGAGATCACCTACGAGGGCTACGGCCCCGGCGGCGTCGCCATCATCGTCGATGTCCTCACCGACAACAAGAACCGGGCCGTCAGCGAAATTCGCCACGCCTTCTCAAAGAACGGCGGTAACCTCGGCGCTGAAGGTGCCGTCTCTTGGATGTTCACCACCAAGGGGGTCATCACCGTCCCCAAATCGGCATCTGACGAAGAGAAACTCACTGAGATCGTCCTCGACGCCGGAGCCGAAGATCTCTCCGATCAGGGCGAGAACTGGGAGATTCTTACCGACCCCAAGGATTTCGAAGCTGTCTCCAATGCCATCAAGGCTTCTGGAATTACTCCTGAGACCGCCGAGGTCACCAAAATCGCCTCGACCTACACCAAGCTTGAGGGATCCCAAGCCAATGCTATGATCCGCCTCCTCGAGACGCTTGAAGACCTCGACGACACGCAAAACGTCTACTCAAACTTCGATATGGACGAGGCTGCCGTAGCCAGCTGA
- the rpsO gene encoding 30S ribosomal protein S15, with the protein MLAPAKKTDIIAKFRTHDSDTGSPEVQIAILSERIGELTEHFKTHKKDHGSRRGLLMLVSKRRRLLDYLKKCDADRYRDVIGKLGIRK; encoded by the coding sequence GTGCTAGCACCTGCCAAAAAGACTGACATTATTGCGAAATTTCGCACCCACGATTCCGACACCGGAAGCCCTGAAGTTCAGATTGCGATTCTGAGCGAGCGTATCGGGGAGCTGACGGAGCACTTCAAGACACACAAGAAGGATCACGGATCGCGCCGCGGCCTGCTGATGCTGGTCAGCAAGCGTCGTCGTCTGCTGGATTACCTGAAGAAGTGCGATGCCGACCGCTACCGCGATGTGATCGGTAAGTTGGGGATCCGCAAGTAA
- a CDS encoding acyloxyacyl hydrolase, protein MTRIVRSLFSLCALSLATFLSSTPALSQAAAASPSAFTPTHRPLEFGVLAQGGVGLTEDRNDFSFLMLGGQAGKVLTSDIGPGLLHGNFEYGIQVFPFWQSYTPTIQRRTCTAPGACSAPYKTGGAYTGISITPILLRWNFTGSGHRKLVPWAQGGGGMIWTNHKYPGIGGPPYNEVNDGPAANTSVWNFTPQFGVGLHYFLSPQRSVDFGANAIHISSASLGDKNPGVNASIQFSVGYTWWK, encoded by the coding sequence GTGACCAGGATTGTAAGAAGTCTCTTCTCCCTCTGCGCGCTTTCGCTTGCTACCTTTCTCTCTTCGACCCCGGCTCTCTCGCAGGCTGCAGCCGCTTCTCCGTCGGCTTTCACGCCGACACATCGGCCGCTGGAATTCGGGGTGCTTGCCCAGGGCGGAGTGGGGCTGACGGAAGACCGCAACGACTTCAGCTTTCTCATGCTCGGTGGTCAGGCAGGAAAGGTTCTGACCTCTGATATTGGCCCCGGCCTTCTGCACGGCAACTTCGAGTATGGCATTCAGGTCTTTCCGTTCTGGCAGTCCTACACGCCAACGATTCAGCGTCGCACCTGTACTGCGCCAGGAGCCTGCTCGGCTCCGTATAAAACCGGAGGCGCCTATACCGGAATCTCCATCACTCCAATTCTGCTCCGCTGGAACTTTACCGGATCAGGACACAGGAAATTGGTTCCCTGGGCGCAGGGTGGGGGCGGAATGATCTGGACCAACCACAAATACCCAGGCATCGGTGGTCCTCCATATAACGAGGTAAACGACGGTCCAGCTGCCAACACCAGCGTGTGGAACTTCACGCCACAGTTTGGCGTGGGCCTTCACTACTTCCTCAGTCCCCAACGTTCTGTCGATTTCGGAGCGAATGCAATCCATATCTCCTCCGCCTCATTGGGCGACAAAAACCCTGGAGTCAACGCGAGCATACAATTCTCTGTTGGCTATACCTGGTGGAAGTAA